The Candidatus Margulisiibacteriota bacterium DNA window GTTCATTGTGGTCATAAAAAGAAATGATCTTTTTGCCAAGGCCGTGTTTTTGCAAAAGCCGCGCGGCGGAACGCGTATCCTCGGCGGCGATCAGATCGGCCTCGCGGAGTTTCTGCAGAACGCGCGGCGAGATGTCGTCAGGATTGCCGATAGACAGACCGCAGACAACGAGTGTCATTTGTTTAGCGTCCGGAACGGCCGAACTTTTCCTCTTCGTATTTTTTCTTGGAAGTGATGATGTCCATATTGACATTGCCTTTGTACACCGCGCCCTCGTCAACGATGAGCCGGTCGCCGGTGACATCGCCGTACACGCGGCCGGTGCCGGTGATCTCCAGCCCGTTGATCGCTTCGACAGTGCCTTTGAGTTCGCCGGAAACGATCACGCGTTTGCCGTAAACATTAGCGCTGACCACCGAGCCTTCACCGATGTAAATATCGCCCTGCGAGTTGATCGTGCCATCAAAATTGCCTTCGATGCGCATGGATTCCTGTGTGTCTAAAATTCCTTTGAAACTTGTGTCTGGCCCCAGAATTGTGTAAATGCCGTTGATGTCTCTTCTTCTCTTGCCCATGGTATACCCCTGCGTATACTACAGGGTTTTGCGGTTTACTGCAACAGTCTGGCCGAGCGGATATTGAGATTTAAAAATTTTTCCGGATCAAGCGTGCGGTTGCGGTATTCCACCTGATAATGCACGTGCGGGCCGGTGGAAATGCCGGTGCTGCCGGCCTGCGCGATGACCTGGCCTTTTTTGATGCGGTCGCCGCGTTTGACCAGATTGCGCTGATTGTGGCCGTAAATTGTGCGGTAGCCGTTCTGATGGTCGATAATCACGACATTGCCGAAGCCGTTGTCCCAGCCGGAAAAAGTCACGTACCCATCGGCGGTGGATTTGACCGGACAGCCCATCCAGATTGGAATGTCGGAGCCGGAGTGAAATTCCGTTTTGCCGCTGAAAGGATGCGTGCGAAAACCATAGCGCGACCAGATCGTGCCCGGCACCGGACTTTCCGACGGAATATTATTGAACTGCGCGGCCAGCGCCGAGCCGACGTCGCGGAACATGACCAGCTCCAGTTTTTTGGCGGTAATGTATTCGCTCAAACTGGCAATATTCCGGGAAATTTCTTGCGGCAAATCATTGAGCAATTCGCCGCCCGACCTGGGCTTGCGGATCGACGCTTTTTTTAGCCCCAGCAGTTCACGCAATTCCTGATCGCGCTCTTCCAGCTCGTGTATGCCGGTTTCCAGCTCTTTGGTTTTGTTGTAAAAAACTTTGATCTGCACGGACTGCGTGCGATTTTCCGCCTGCAAAGCGTAATAATGTAGCAGACGTCCAGCGATGTAGGACGAATACAGGAAAAAGACGATAATCAACGCGATTATCAGCCCCAGGAATATGCCCAGCGTAATCGCCAGCCAGCGGGGCAGATTGAGACGGAACACCTCCCGCATGGAATTATGCGGCAGGATCATAAAGGTGATAAATTTACGGCGCTCACCTAGATCGCGCTGATGTACCATAAAACTCCTTGACTTAAATAATTGTATTACAAAGCAAACATTAAAACAATATTTTTACATCTATATATCGTAATTTGGGGGCAAAAAATTGCAAAAATTTTGGCTTATTCGTAACGCAGGGCTTCTATCGTGTTGAGGCCGGCCGCCTGACGCGCGGGCATGATGCCGAAAAGCAGACCGATGCTGATGGAAAAACCGGAGGACAGCAGTATCGAGGCTGGCGAGACATAGGTTGCCCAGTTCAGAATTTTGGCGATCGCCAAAGCCGCGGCGCAGCCAAGAATAATGCCGAGCAATCCGCCGCAGCTCGTCAGCACGACGGACTCGATGAGGAATTGCACCAGAATGTCTTTTTGTCCGGCGCCGATCGCTTTGCGCAGGCCGATCTCGCGCGTGCGCTCGGTCACGGACACGAGCATGATATTCATGATGCCGATGCCGCCAACGACCAACGCGATAGCCGCCACTGTGCCGAGGAGTATGCTCATGGTCGCGGAAGTGGCTTTGATGGCTTCCTGCATTTCGGACATGTCCCAGATGTCGATGGCCGCTTCGTCAGCTTCGGTTAATTCAGCGGTCTTGCGCAAAGTTTGTTTGATCGCGGTTTTGGCGCCGACGATATTTTCCGCGGCGTCGATTTCCACTTCGATATTGTCGAGATATTTTTTGCCCATAGTGCGGTGCATGGCGGTCGTAAGCGGTATCAGCGCCATGTCGTTGCCATTGCGGGAAAAGCCGCGGTCTGGCATGACGCCGATCACTGTAAAATTTTGTTTGTTGAGCTTCATCGTTTGGCCGAGCGGATTTTCATTGGCAAAAAGTTTTTCCACAATGGTCGAGCCAATGACCGCCACGCGTTGCCTTTCCTGTATTTCCAGCTGGCCGAAAAACCTGCCCAGTGTCGGCGCGGAATTATGCATGCGCGCGTAAGCCGGCGAAACGCCGTACACCGTCGTATTCCAATTGGCGTTTTCGTTGGCGACCTGCGCGCGGCCGGAGACCTGGCCGGAGATACTGGCGATATGCGGCACGGCGCGCAGATCGTTGAGATTGGCGAGGGTTAAGCGGCTGTAAGCGGCCGCGCCTAAACTAACGCCGGTGGTGCGCTGCGAACCCTGCCGAATAGTCAGGAGATTGGAGCCAAGCGAGGTCAGGTTGGCCTCGATAGACCGTGACGCGCCGTTGCCGACGGCGAGCATGGCGATCACCGCCGCCACGCCGATCAAAATGCCGAGCATCGAGAGCAGAGTGCGCAGTTTGTTGGCGCTGATCGACCGCCAAGCCTGCCGCAAATGATCGAGCAATTCCGCGCCAGCCTTTTTGTGTTCGACAAAATTTAGTGCTTCCAGTTTTTCGGCGGCGATGTTTGCCAATTTTTTTTCGTCGCTGACAATGCGGCCGTCGCGCATCGTGATTATCCGTCCGGCCTGCGCGGCTATTTCTTTTTCATGCGTGACCATCACGATAGTCATGCCGTTTTGATTTAAATCTTTTAAAATTTTCAGAACTTCTTCTTCGCTTTTAGTGTCGAGATTGCCGGTCGGCTCGTCGGCAAAAAGGATCACCGGATCGTTCATCAGGGCGCGCGCGATCGCCACGCGCTGTCTTTCACCGCCGGACATTTCGTTGGGGTTGTGTGCCGCGCGCCCGGCCAGCCCCACGCTGGCTAGTTTTTTCAGACCCAGCTTTTTGTTTTTGCTCTGGCCGGCGTAGATCAGCGGCACGGTGACATTGTCCAGCGCGCTGATGCCGGGC harbors:
- a CDS encoding polymer-forming cytoskeletal protein, which codes for MGKRRRDINGIYTILGPDTSFKGILDTQESMRIEGNFDGTINSQGDIYIGEGSVVSANVYGKRVIVSGELKGTVEAINGLEITGTGRVYGDVTGDRLIVDEGAVYKGNVNMDIITSKKKYEEEKFGRSGR
- a CDS encoding M23 family metallopeptidase; the protein is MVHQRDLGERRKFITFMILPHNSMREVFRLNLPRWLAITLGIFLGLIIALIIVFFLYSSYIAGRLLHYYALQAENRTQSVQIKVFYNKTKELETGIHELEERDQELRELLGLKKASIRKPRSGGELLNDLPQEISRNIASLSEYITAKKLELVMFRDVGSALAAQFNNIPSESPVPGTIWSRYGFRTHPFSGKTEFHSGSDIPIWMGCPVKSTADGYVTFSGWDNGFGNVVIIDHQNGYRTIYGHNQRNLVKRGDRIKKGQVIAQAGSTGISTGPHVHYQVEYRNRTLDPEKFLNLNIRSARLLQ
- a CDS encoding ABC transporter permease, whose protein sequence is MLELRKINKTYTNGKISFQALKDIDLTIRQGEFVAIMGASGSGKSTLLHILGFLDNPENGEYIFLQKNVARMNADQLCHIRRHMAGFVFQQFHLLPGISALDNVTVPLIYAGQSKNKKLGLKKLASVGLAGRAAHNPNEMSGGERQRVAIARALMNDPVILFADEPTGNLDTKSEEEVLKILKDLNQNGMTIVMVTHEKEIAAQAGRIITMRDGRIVSDEKKLANIAAEKLEALNFVEHKKAGAELLDHLRQAWRSISANKLRTLLSMLGILIGVAAVIAMLAVGNGASRSIEANLTSLGSNLLTIRQGSQRTTGVSLGAAAYSRLTLANLNDLRAVPHIASISGQVSGRAQVANENANWNTTVYGVSPAYARMHNSAPTLGRFFGQLEIQERQRVAVIGSTIVEKLFANENPLGQTMKLNKQNFTVIGVMPDRGFSRNGNDMALIPLTTAMHRTMGKKYLDNIEVEIDAAENIVGAKTAIKQTLRKTAELTEADEAAIDIWDMSEMQEAIKATSATMSILLGTVAAIALVVGGIGIMNIMLVSVTERTREIGLRKAIGAGQKDILVQFLIESVVLTSCGGLLGIILGCAAALAIAKILNWATYVSPASILLSSGFSISIGLLFGIMPARQAAGLNTIEALRYE